One genomic segment of Sphingobacteriales bacterium includes these proteins:
- the frr gene encoding ribosome recycling factor, producing MIPLEEANKVYSHSKDMMHHSIEHLEKELTKVRAGKASPAMVDGIYVDYYGTNSPISQVANITTGDARTLLIQPWERNMLGPIEKAIFAANLGMTPQNDGNTIRLNLPPLTEERRKDLVKQVKHIGEQTKVGIRNVRKEAMEKIKKMVKDGLPEDNGKTTETQIQKATDEHIEKVDKILLAKEKEIMAI from the coding sequence ATGATTCCATTAGAAGAAGCCAATAAAGTGTATTCGCACAGCAAAGATATGATGCACCACAGTATTGAACATCTTGAAAAAGAACTAACCAAAGTGCGGGCGGGCAAAGCATCGCCCGCTATGGTCGATGGCATTTATGTAGATTATTATGGCACAAACAGCCCTATCTCGCAGGTAGCCAATATTACCACCGGCGATGCCCGCACCTTGTTAATACAACCCTGGGAGCGAAATATGTTAGGCCCTATTGAAAAAGCCATTTTTGCCGCCAACTTAGGCATGACCCCACAAAACGATGGTAACACCATACGCCTTAATTTACCCCCACTAACCGAAGAACGCCGAAAAGATTTGGTAAAACAAGTTAAACATATTGGCGAGCAAACCAAAGTGGGTATCCGCAATGTGCGTAAAGAGGCAATGGAGAAAATAAAAAAAATGGTTAAAGACGGCCTACCCGAAGACAACGGCAAAACTACCGAAACACAAATTCAAAAAGCCACCGACGAGCATATCGAAAAAGTGGACAAAATACTGTTGGCTAAAGAAAAGGAAATTATGGCTATTTAG
- a CDS encoding serine hydrolase, with amino-acid sequence MYRILFRVVLFVLLIGVSNKQWQATSQTSPSTLTTGSNYALDQQVWIAQQIAAMTPNQRIAQLIMVAAYSNKDEAHRTEIANLIKQYKIGGLIFMQGTTFKQVELTNYYQSISSTPLLIATDAEWGLSMRLDDAPQYPRQLTLGAIQNNRLIEDMGRDIARQCRRLGVHVNFAPVVDVNVNPSNPVINDRSFGENKYNVAEKGIAYMRGMETNGLIACAKHFPGHGDTDADSHYTLPVINHDRTRLNEVELYPFKRLIENGVGSMMIAHLAVPTLDAQPISATSSMTMPTTLSKKVVTDLLKNEMGYQGLIFTDALNMQGVAKFFGPGEVDAKALLAGNDILLFSGSVSKAIHEINKAIAAGLITQDEIDNRVRKVLAAKFRMGLYQQPLQPINTSGLQQDLWHNAEALNRQLYENAITLARNDKQQVPIIQLANKKIAALAIGANSQTDFQRTLSKYAPIEQHTLKWADTETKFIQKTNALKKSDLVIISLHGLSRHASKGYGISAAGRNLISQLQAAGVEVIVVVFGNPYSLKFFENSPTIAVGYEDTPYAQNAMAQALFGAIGFKGRLPISAGSFKYGQGYNTQGHLRLKYTIPEELGINSFDLLPIDYIVQQAIATKAMPGCQVLIAKNGKVFFERSYGSHTYGASHLVLDDDLYDIASITKIAASALGLMDMYDAQKLNLYGTLGNYLPETVGSNKENLRIRDILIHEAGLEGWIPFYEQTVFEPTRSQVYAALPSEGYNVPVANNLWMRNDYLDTVWETIRNSKLPNRGTYKYSDVGFYYFKKILENFSGKSLDQYLNDRFYKPLGLTTLGYHPLECFSRNSIVPSSNDTEWRYQVIQGYVHDMGAAMLGGVSGHAGLFSNANDLAVIMQMLLNGGYYGGQTYLQQATVNLFTSQQKNGNRRGLVLINPSLTKTIYNPPANNARLKPLDIRVLPAPAFGPTPNSN; translated from the coding sequence ATGTATCGTATTCTTTTTCGAGTTGTTTTATTTGTTTTATTAATAGGTGTATCTAATAAGCAATGGCAGGCCACCTCCCAAACAAGCCCATCTACATTAACCACCGGCAGCAATTACGCCCTTGACCAGCAAGTTTGGATAGCACAACAAATTGCCGCCATGACTCCTAATCAGCGTATAGCACAACTTATTATGGTAGCGGCCTACTCAAACAAAGACGAAGCACACCGCACCGAAATTGCCAATTTAATTAAACAATACAAAATTGGGGGCTTAATTTTTATGCAAGGCACTACTTTTAAGCAAGTCGAGCTTACAAATTACTACCAAAGCATTAGCTCAACACCGCTGCTAATTGCCACCGATGCCGAGTGGGGGCTAAGTATGCGCTTAGACGATGCCCCACAATACCCACGGCAATTAACGCTTGGTGCCATACAAAACAATCGACTTATTGAAGATATGGGCCGCGATATAGCCCGTCAATGCCGCCGCTTAGGAGTACATGTAAATTTTGCTCCCGTTGTAGATGTCAATGTAAATCCTTCTAATCCGGTTATCAACGACAGGTCGTTTGGCGAAAACAAATACAACGTAGCCGAAAAAGGTATTGCCTATATGCGTGGCATGGAAACAAACGGCTTAATAGCTTGCGCCAAACATTTTCCGGGGCATGGCGACACTGATGCCGACTCGCACTACACCCTGCCCGTTATTAACCACGACCGCACACGCCTCAACGAAGTAGAACTTTATCCGTTTAAACGCTTAATTGAAAACGGCGTTGGCAGTATGATGATTGCCCACTTAGCAGTTCCTACCTTAGATGCCCAACCCATTAGCGCCACAAGCAGCATGACAATGCCCACCACTTTGTCGAAAAAAGTAGTAACCGACCTGCTTAAAAATGAAATGGGTTACCAAGGGCTAATTTTTACCGATGCACTTAATATGCAAGGGGTAGCTAAGTTTTTTGGCCCCGGAGAGGTAGATGCAAAAGCACTTTTGGCCGGAAATGACATCCTATTATTTTCGGGCAGCGTAAGCAAAGCAATTCACGAAATTAATAAGGCAATAGCAGCGGGGTTAATTACACAAGACGAAATTGATAACCGCGTGCGAAAAGTATTAGCAGCCAAATTCCGGATGGGCTTATACCAGCAGCCACTTCAGCCTATAAATACAAGTGGGCTACAACAAGATTTATGGCATAACGCCGAAGCTTTAAACAGGCAACTTTACGAAAACGCTATTACTTTAGCGCGCAACGACAAACAGCAAGTACCCATTATTCAGCTTGCCAACAAAAAAATTGCTGCCTTAGCCATAGGGGCAAACAGCCAAACCGATTTTCAACGCACTTTAAGCAAGTATGCCCCCATTGAACAACATACGCTAAAATGGGCCGATACCGAAACAAAATTTATACAAAAAACAAACGCCCTCAAAAAAAGCGATTTGGTTATTATTAGCCTTCACGGCTTAAGTCGCCACGCTTCAAAAGGGTATGGTATATCGGCGGCAGGGCGCAATTTAATAAGCCAGCTTCAAGCGGCGGGCGTTGAGGTAATTGTAGTAGTGTTTGGCAACCCGTATAGTCTAAAATTTTTTGAAAATAGCCCTACCATAGCAGTTGGCTACGAAGATACCCCTTATGCTCAAAATGCTATGGCACAAGCTTTGTTTGGGGCAATTGGCTTTAAAGGGCGCTTGCCCATATCGGCAGGTAGTTTTAAATACGGCCAAGGGTACAATACCCAAGGGCACTTACGCCTTAAATACACTATTCCGGAAGAATTGGGTATTAACAGTTTCGATTTATTGCCAATTGATTATATTGTGCAACAGGCTATTGCCACCAAAGCTATGCCCGGATGCCAAGTTCTGATAGCAAAAAATGGAAAAGTTTTTTTCGAACGCAGCTATGGTTCGCACACTTACGGCGCATCGCACCTTGTTTTAGACGACGACTTGTATGATATTGCTTCTATAACCAAAATAGCGGCCAGTGCCCTGGGGTTAATGGATATGTACGATGCCCAAAAACTTAATTTATATGGCACTTTGGGCAACTATCTTCCCGAAACAGTGGGCAGCAACAAAGAAAATTTGCGCATTAGAGATATATTAATTCATGAGGCTGGATTAGAAGGATGGATTCCGTTTTACGAACAAACCGTTTTTGAGCCAACCCGCAGCCAAGTTTATGCCGCCCTACCAAGCGAAGGTTATAATGTACCCGTTGCTAATAATTTATGGATGCGTAACGATTATTTGGATACCGTTTGGGAAACTATCCGGAATTCGAAATTGCCTAACCGCGGCACCTACAAATATAGCGATGTTGGGTTTTATTATTTCAAAAAAATACTTGAAAATTTCTCCGGAAAATCCTTAGACCAATATCTAAACGATCGTTTTTACAAGCCATTGGGCTTAACAACATTGGGTTACCATCCGTTAGAATGTTTTAGCCGGAATAGCATTGTACCCAGCAGCAATGATACCGAATGGCGCTACCAAGTTATACAAGGTTACGTCCACGATATGGGCGCCGCCATGTTGGGTGGCGTTAGTGGCCATGCTGGCTTGTTTAGCAACGCCAACGACTTGGCTGTAATTATGCAAATGTTGTTAAACGGCGGGTATTATGGTGGGCAGACTTATTTGCAACAGGCTACGGTTAATTTATTTACCTCGCAGCAAAAAAATGGCAACAGACGGGGCTTGGTTTTGATAAACCCGAGCCTAACAAAAACTATATACAACCCACCAGCCAACAATGCTCGTTTAAAACCTTTGGACATACGGGTTTTACCGGCACCTGCGTTTGGGCCGACCCCGAACAGCAACTAA
- a CDS encoding YifB family Mg chelatase-like AAA ATPase: MGLSITQAGALYGVNALEIKVEVNISTGEPRYFVVGLPDNAVKEGQHRIESALRNNGYQMPRQKIVVNLAPADFKKEGSHYDLTIAIGIMVASGQLPANIEQFMIMGELSLDGSLRPIKGALPLAVEARKNGYQGFILPAENAREAAIVDKLLVYGVTHLREVIDFLSGKLELTPTQVNTRDEFYENLHAFPFDFADVKGQHNIKRALEIAAAGGHNVILIGPPGAGKTMLARRLPTILPPLTLHEALETTKIHSVAGKLASNSALINTRPFRAPHHTISDVALVGGGNHPQPGEISLAHNGVLFLDELPEFKRTVLEVMRQPIEERRVTISRAKMSVEYPASFMLVASMNPCPCGYYNHPEKECVCVPGVIQKYLNKISGPLLDRIDLHVEVTPVNFEQLTADTNEGDNSSTIRTRVINARQVQGNRFEGQTSIYCNAHMPSNMVRKICKINSASQNLLKTAMERLGLSARAYDRILKVARTIADLSNSPEIEVVHIAEAIHFRSLDRENWAK; the protein is encoded by the coding sequence ATGGGACTATCTATAACACAGGCAGGGGCTTTGTATGGTGTAAACGCATTAGAAATTAAGGTAGAAGTAAATATTAGCACAGGCGAACCACGTTATTTTGTAGTAGGATTACCCGACAATGCAGTAAAAGAAGGGCAACACCGCATTGAGTCGGCTTTGCGGAATAATGGCTATCAAATGCCTCGTCAAAAAATTGTGGTGAATTTAGCCCCTGCAGACTTTAAAAAAGAAGGATCGCATTACGACCTAACTATTGCTATTGGTATTATGGTGGCAAGCGGCCAATTACCCGCCAATATTGAACAGTTTATGATTATGGGCGAATTGTCGTTAGATGGCTCGCTGCGACCAATAAAAGGAGCATTGCCTTTAGCCGTAGAAGCCCGGAAAAATGGCTATCAAGGTTTTATTTTGCCTGCCGAAAATGCCCGCGAAGCCGCAATTGTTGATAAATTGCTTGTTTATGGCGTAACGCACCTACGCGAAGTGATTGATTTTTTATCCGGAAAATTAGAGTTAACTCCAACACAAGTTAATACCCGCGATGAATTTTATGAGAATTTACATGCATTTCCCTTCGATTTTGCAGATGTAAAAGGCCAACACAATATAAAACGCGCCTTAGAAATAGCCGCAGCAGGCGGCCACAACGTAATATTAATTGGGCCACCAGGCGCCGGAAAAACCATGTTAGCAAGGCGCTTGCCTACTATTTTACCCCCGCTAACCCTTCACGAAGCCTTAGAAACCACAAAAATTCACTCTGTAGCTGGCAAATTAGCTTCAAATAGCGCACTTATAAACACCAGACCCTTTAGAGCACCACACCATACCATTAGCGATGTAGCCTTGGTAGGTGGTGGCAATCACCCCCAGCCGGGCGAAATTTCATTGGCACACAACGGCGTTTTGTTTTTAGACGAACTGCCCGAGTTTAAACGTACCGTTTTAGAAGTAATGCGGCAGCCTATTGAAGAAAGACGTGTTACCATTTCGAGAGCTAAAATGTCAGTCGAGTATCCGGCAAGTTTTATGTTGGTAGCCTCTATGAACCCCTGCCCCTGCGGCTATTATAATCATCCGGAAAAAGAATGTGTTTGTGTGCCGGGTGTAATACAAAAATATCTGAACAAAATTTCGGGGCCGCTGCTCGACCGTATTGATTTACATGTTGAAGTTACACCTGTAAATTTTGAGCAACTAACTGCCGATACTAATGAAGGCGACAACAGTAGTACCATCCGGACCCGTGTAATCAATGCCCGTCAAGTGCAAGGAAACCGCTTCGAAGGGCAAACAAGTATTTATTGTAATGCGCACATGCCCTCGAACATGGTGCGAAAAATATGTAAAATTAATAGCGCCAGCCAAAACTTGCTAAAAACAGCAATGGAAAGGTTAGGTCTGTCGGCACGCGCTTACGACCGTATTTTAAAAGTAGCCCGTACCATTGCCGACCTTTCCAATAGCCCCGAAATTGAAGTAGTGCATATTGCCGAGGCTATCCATTTTAGAAGTTTAGACCGCGAAAACTGGGCTAAATAA
- the uvrA gene encoding excinuclease ABC subunit UvrA, whose protein sequence is MEQYINSEPQFLEVEGARVHNLRNVSVQLPRNKMVVITGISGSGKSSLAFDTIYAEGQRRYMESFSAYARQFIGNMERPDVDKISGLSPVIAIEQKTTSKNPRSTVGTVTEISDFLRLLFARAAEPYSYHTGKKMEQYSTQQIIDYLFEHYPDKNIAVLAPVIVARKGHYRELFEQIRRRGYVRVRVDGTIREITPKMQLDRYKVHDIEVVIDRLKVSTDQLSRLIQSIETALAMGKDVVNIYDYDAMKIKPFSKNLICIDTGLSYQTPSPNTFSFNSPYGACPTCDGLGIVNDCDLDKIVPNKKLSVAEGGLAPLGKVRDTFTLRQIEALATTFKFSLDTPIEKLSEKAYQALLFGSGSKKIELKYDYGDGIPTSYNLPFEGLIPSIRRVYNAPKNNEGLRQWAENYMSSKTCPDCEGTRLKIEARHFKLANTNIDQLNQLDLATLKTWLEETLPPHLNERQAAIANEVLKEINARLVFLLNVGLNYLSLNRPSYSLSGGEAQRIRLATQIGSQLTGITYILDEPSIGLHQRDNHRLISSLLQLTNMGNTVLVVEHDKDIMLAADHLIDIGPGAGKLGGQIIGQGSPGEFIRMEDSRTAAYLSGKKRIPLPENRRPVSNETPSLVLNGCTGHNLKNINVSFPLGRFICITGVSGSGKSSLVNETLLPILSKHCYPQSLQKPLAYHSIEGLRLIDKVIEVDQQPIGRTPRSNPATYVEVFTDIRNLFAKLPEAQIRGYGPGRFSFNVKGGRCEVCEGGGMKVIEMNFLPDVYVPCERCLGKRYNRETLEVRYKNKSISDVLDMSVDEAVVFFEPLPKIFRMLKSLQDVGLGYLTLGQQATTLSGGEAQRVKLATELQKRDTGRTVYILDEPTTGLHFDDIKLLLAVLQKLVDKGNTVIVIEHNLDVIKVADWLIDIGPEGGEGGGQVLCTGTPETVAAHPHSHTGRFLVRELV, encoded by the coding sequence ATGGAACAATATATCAACTCCGAACCCCAGTTTTTAGAAGTTGAAGGGGCGCGGGTGCATAATTTGCGCAATGTTAGCGTGCAGTTGCCGCGCAACAAAATGGTGGTTATTACCGGAATATCGGGCAGCGGCAAATCGTCTTTGGCTTTTGATACCATTTATGCCGAAGGACAACGGCGGTACATGGAAAGTTTTTCGGCCTACGCCCGACAATTTATAGGTAATATGGAGCGCCCCGATGTTGATAAAATATCCGGATTAAGCCCCGTTATTGCTATTGAGCAAAAAACTACTTCTAAAAATCCGCGTTCTACCGTAGGCACCGTTACCGAAATTTCCGATTTTTTACGCCTGCTTTTTGCCCGTGCCGCCGAGCCATACTCGTATCATACAGGCAAAAAAATGGAACAATACAGTACCCAACAAATTATAGACTATTTGTTTGAACATTACCCCGATAAAAATATTGCTGTTTTAGCCCCAGTAATAGTAGCCCGCAAAGGGCATTACCGAGAATTGTTCGAACAAATAAGACGACGAGGGTATGTGCGCGTGCGCGTAGATGGCACAATACGCGAAATTACACCAAAAATGCAGCTCGACAGATATAAAGTTCACGATATTGAAGTAGTAATTGACCGTCTGAAGGTATCAACTGACCAATTAAGTCGCCTAATACAATCAATTGAAACAGCACTTGCAATGGGCAAAGACGTTGTAAACATCTACGATTACGATGCAATGAAAATCAAACCATTTAGTAAAAATTTAATATGTATTGATACAGGCTTGTCATACCAAACACCTTCGCCCAATACGTTTTCGTTTAACTCGCCTTACGGAGCTTGCCCCACCTGCGATGGCCTTGGTATTGTAAACGACTGCGATTTAGATAAAATTGTACCTAATAAAAAATTATCGGTTGCCGAAGGCGGCCTTGCACCATTAGGAAAAGTGCGCGACACCTTTACTTTACGGCAAATTGAGGCTTTGGCAACCACTTTTAAATTTAGCTTAGATACCCCCATTGAAAAACTTTCTGAAAAAGCCTATCAAGCCTTACTTTTTGGCTCGGGCAGCAAAAAAATTGAATTAAAATACGATTATGGCGATGGAATACCAACAAGCTACAATTTGCCGTTCGAGGGGCTAATTCCATCCATCAGACGGGTTTACAACGCCCCAAAAAACAACGAAGGTCTGCGCCAATGGGCCGAAAATTATATGAGTAGCAAAACTTGCCCCGACTGCGAAGGCACTCGCCTAAAAATTGAAGCGCGGCATTTTAAATTAGCCAATACCAATATTGACCAACTAAACCAACTTGATTTAGCGACACTAAAAACATGGCTCGAAGAAACCTTGCCGCCCCACTTAAACGAGCGCCAAGCGGCCATAGCCAATGAAGTATTAAAAGAAATTAATGCCCGACTGGTTTTTTTGCTTAATGTTGGCCTAAATTATTTAAGTTTAAACCGCCCGTCATACAGTTTGTCGGGGGGCGAGGCGCAACGCATACGCTTAGCTACCCAAATAGGCTCGCAGCTTACCGGCATAACTTATATTTTAGACGAACCAAGCATTGGCTTGCATCAACGCGATAACCACCGACTTATTAGCTCGTTGCTTCAACTGACCAATATGGGAAATACGGTGTTGGTGGTTGAACACGATAAAGACATTATGTTAGCTGCCGACCATTTAATTGATATTGGCCCCGGAGCCGGAAAATTAGGTGGACAAATTATAGGACAAGGGTCTCCGGGGGAATTTATCCGGATGGAAGACTCGCGTACAGCAGCATACCTATCCGGAAAAAAAAGAATACCCCTACCCGAAAATCGCAGGCCGGTTTCTAACGAAACTCCCAGCTTGGTTTTAAATGGCTGCACCGGACATAATTTAAAAAATATAAACGTATCGTTTCCATTAGGGCGTTTTATTTGCATCACAGGCGTATCGGGCAGTGGAAAATCGTCTTTGGTTAACGAAACACTGCTGCCAATATTAAGCAAACACTGTTACCCGCAGTCGTTACAAAAACCGCTGGCTTACCATAGTATTGAAGGGCTTCGGCTTATTGATAAAGTAATTGAGGTTGACCAACAACCTATTGGCCGCACGCCGCGCAGCAACCCCGCTACTTATGTTGAAGTGTTTACCGATATTAGAAACTTATTTGCCAAATTGCCCGAAGCTCAAATTCGAGGCTATGGCCCTGGCCGTTTTTCGTTTAATGTTAAGGGTGGGCGCTGCGAAGTATGTGAGGGAGGCGGCATGAAAGTAATAGAAATGAATTTTTTGCCCGATGTTTATGTGCCTTGCGAGCGTTGCCTGGGCAAACGATATAACCGCGAAACGTTAGAAGTGCGCTATAAAAATAAAAGCATTAGCGATGTTTTGGATATGAGCGTTGATGAGGCTGTTGTTTTTTTTGAACCACTACCTAAAATTTTCCGGATGCTAAAAAGCCTGCAAGATGTTGGTTTGGGCTACCTAACCTTGGGGCAACAGGCAACAACTCTTAGCGGCGGCGAGGCACAGCGCGTAAAACTAGCAACAGAATTGCAAAAACGAGATACTGGCCGCACTGTGTATATATTAGACGAACCCACAACCGGCCTACATTTTGACGATATTAAACTTTTGCTTGCAGTACTGCAAAAATTAGTTGATAAAGGCAATACCGTAATAGTAATTGAACACAATTTAGATGTAATAAAAGTTGCCGACTGGCTAATTGATATTGGCCCCGAAGGCGGCGAAGGCGGTGGACAAGTGCTATGCACCGGAACTCCGGAAACGGTAGCTGCGCACCCACATAGCCACACAGGTCGTTTTTTAGTACGCGAGTTAGTTTAG
- the gyrB gene encoding DNA topoisomerase (ATP-hydrolyzing) subunit B translates to MNQNYGADSIQVLEGLEAVRKRPAMYIGDIGSKGLHHLVYEVVDNSIDEALAGYCSNIFVSINADNSITVQDDGRGIPVDIHKDEGRSALEVVMTVLHAGGKFDKNSYKVSGGLHGVGVSCVNALSEKTHVIVERDGKKYEQTYERGAPMYAVREIGISERRGTTTTFKPDDTIFTVHEYNYDTLATRLRELAYLNRGIRITLTDFREQTEEGTTKTETFYSEGGLVEFVRYLDATRIAIIPNPIYLEDSQDNIVVEVAMQYNTTFNENVHSYVNNINTIEGGTHVTGFRKALTRVFKSYGEKNNFFSKLKGNVTGEDFREGLTALISIKVPEPQFEGQTKTKLGNGEVAGIVESLVGQALNNFLEENPREAKFIIEKVVLAATARQAAARARELVQRKNVLIGSGLPGKLADCSSKNPAICELYLVEGDSAGGTAKQGRDREFQAIMPLRGKILNVEKAQDHKIFANEEIKNIYQALGIFYNEEKELVTEKLRYHKVIIMCDADVDGSHIVTLILTLMFRHMKRLIEQGNVYIASPPLYLIKKGKNQRYCWNEEDREQTTREFAGEGGDTSKVTIQRYKGLGEMNAEQLWDTTMNPQTRTLMRVTIESAAEADRIFSMLMGDDVAPRRDFIESHAKYAKIDA, encoded by the coding sequence ATGAATCAAAATTACGGTGCCGATAGTATTCAGGTTTTAGAGGGTTTAGAGGCAGTGCGCAAAAGGCCAGCCATGTATATTGGCGATATTGGCTCTAAGGGTTTGCATCATTTGGTTTACGAAGTGGTTGATAACTCTATAGACGAGGCATTGGCGGGTTATTGTAGCAATATATTTGTAAGCATAAATGCCGACAATTCAATTACTGTTCAAGACGATGGGCGGGGAATTCCGGTAGATATACACAAGGACGAAGGTCGCTCGGCACTTGAAGTAGTGATGACGGTTCTACATGCGGGCGGTAAATTTGATAAAAACAGCTACAAAGTATCCGGAGGTTTGCACGGTGTAGGTGTATCGTGCGTAAATGCTTTGTCTGAAAAAACACATGTAATAGTTGAACGCGATGGCAAAAAATACGAACAAACTTACGAGCGAGGCGCGCCTATGTACGCTGTGCGCGAAATTGGCATCTCTGAAAGGCGTGGAACCACCACCACCTTTAAGCCCGATGACACTATTTTTACGGTTCATGAGTATAACTATGATACTTTGGCTACCCGTTTGCGCGAGTTGGCTTACCTAAACCGCGGCATACGCATTACCCTAACCGATTTTAGAGAGCAAACAGAAGAGGGAACAACCAAAACCGAAACATTTTACTCGGAAGGAGGACTCGTAGAGTTTGTACGCTATTTAGATGCGACCCGGATTGCGATAATACCAAATCCCATTTATTTAGAGGATTCACAAGACAATATTGTTGTTGAAGTAGCGATGCAGTATAATACAACTTTCAATGAAAACGTACACTCGTATGTAAATAACATAAATACCATTGAAGGGGGGACGCATGTAACCGGTTTCCGGAAAGCCTTAACGCGCGTCTTCAAATCGTATGGCGAAAAAAATAATTTCTTTTCCAAACTCAAAGGCAACGTAACTGGCGAAGATTTTAGAGAGGGGCTAACTGCGTTAATATCCATAAAAGTGCCCGAACCACAGTTTGAAGGCCAAACAAAAACAAAATTAGGCAATGGCGAGGTTGCCGGCATTGTTGAGTCGTTGGTAGGGCAGGCCTTAAACAATTTTTTGGAAGAAAACCCCCGCGAAGCCAAATTTATTATTGAAAAAGTAGTATTAGCTGCCACGGCAAGGCAGGCCGCAGCCCGCGCCCGCGAATTGGTGCAGCGCAAAAACGTATTGATAGGCTCGGGGTTACCTGGCAAATTAGCCGACTGCTCGAGCAAAAATCCTGCTATTTGTGAACTGTACTTAGTAGAGGGCGACTCGGCAGGTGGCACCGCCAAACAAGGCCGCGACCGCGAGTTTCAGGCTATTATGCCCTTGCGCGGTAAAATATTAAATGTTGAAAAAGCCCAGGACCATAAAATTTTTGCCAACGAAGAAATAAAAAATATTTACCAGGCATTAGGCATTTTTTACAACGAAGAAAAAGAATTAGTAACCGAAAAACTGCGCTACCACAAAGTAATTATTATGTGCGATGCCGATGTGGACGGTAGCCATATTGTTACGCTTATTCTAACGCTTATGTTTAGGCACATGAAACGCCTAATTGAGCAAGGAAATGTATATATTGCCTCGCCACCCCTGTATTTAATAAAAAAAGGAAAAAACCAACGCTATTGCTGGAACGAAGAAGACCGCGAACAAACAACCCGCGAATTTGCCGGAGAAGGTGGCGACACCAGTAAAGTAACAATACAACGCTACAAAGGCTTGGGCGAAATGAACGCCGAACAGCTTTGGGATACAACCATGAACCCCCAAACCCGTACACTTATGCGGGTAACGATTGAAAGCGCCGCCGAAGCCGACCGCATTTTTTCGATGTTGATGGGCGATGACGTTGCCCCCCGCCGTGATTTTATTGAAAGCCATGCCAAATATGCAAAAATTGATGCTTAA
- a CDS encoding glycosyltransferase has protein sequence MTAGQPSPLFSYIVISYNRPVDTQLVLANIFELEHDPNQTFEIIIINNGSTSSYDNFETYLNELPSLQRNLVNYINSAENLGVARGRNLGITLAKGYYLVFIDDDALFQEKQAPKIILEIFNQHNSPKHEHEQQQLSYNDIGILALREYRTTTHEYYIATKNKQLAKQPQFFTNFFVGSGHVVKKEVFEKVGLYPETIFYGMEEYDLAYKTINAGYAILYSAAITVLHQKSPNGREAETKLTQWNLENKTVIAYKYLPIIYTFSHFIAWSGYFLRQSNFNVVQWWQAFKNTLTKLKQTKRQPISKKALAYIKQVKGRLWY, from the coding sequence ATGACTGCCGGCCAACCTTCGCCTTTGTTTTCATATATTGTTATCAGTTATAACAGACCTGTTGACACCCAATTAGTGCTGGCCAATATTTTTGAGCTTGAACACGACCCAAATCAAACCTTCGAAATAATTATCATCAATAACGGCTCTACAAGTTCGTATGATAATTTTGAGACCTATTTAAACGAATTGCCAAGTTTACAGCGAAATTTAGTAAATTACATAAACAGCGCTGAAAATTTAGGAGTTGCGCGTGGCCGGAATTTGGGCATTACCCTCGCTAAAGGCTATTATTTAGTATTTATTGACGATGATGCCTTGTTTCAGGAAAAGCAAGCTCCCAAAATTATACTTGAAATATTTAACCAACACAACAGCCCAAAGCACGAGCACGAACAGCAACAGTTGTCTTATAATGATATTGGCATTTTAGCGCTTCGAGAGTATAGAACCACAACCCACGAATATTATATTGCAACCAAAAACAAACAACTTGCCAAACAGCCCCAGTTCTTTACAAATTTTTTTGTAGGAAGCGGACATGTGGTAAAAAAAGAAGTTTTTGAAAAGGTAGGCTTATATCCGGAAACCATTTTTTATGGTATGGAAGAATACGATTTAGCCTACAAAACTATAAATGCCGGATACGCTATCTTATATTCGGCAGCTATTACCGTACTTCATCAAAAAAGCCCAAATGGCCGCGAAGCCGAAACAAAGCTAACGCAATGGAATTTAGAAAACAAAACGGTTATAGCTTATAAATATTTGCCTATTATTTATACATTTAGCCATTTTATTGCATGGTCGGGTTATTTTTTGCGGCAATCGAATTTTAACGTCGTGCAATGGTGGCAGGCATTTAAAAATACCTTAACAAAATTGAAACAAACAAAACGGCAACCAATTTCTAAGAAAGCACTTGCCTATATAAAGCAGGTTAAAGGCCGGCTTTGGTATTAA